From the genome of Lutzomyia longipalpis isolate SR_M1_2022 chromosome 2, ASM2433408v1, one region includes:
- the LOC129790706 gene encoding ubiquitin carboxyl-terminal hydrolase MINDY-3 homolog, with protein sequence MEERLDSLSTKDRQELRNIRTLLWGSNDIGIFERWSQGFEFSDQEPSALVQCQGGPCAVIAPVQAFLLKILLMDTPGYSFYDLTADKCRTVLIQAICNILMKCKETKYRIVTLRTSEEVAPQTPPSDVVDAARLNDADPVASPSSPPPVVVGEQQQQTEEGTESSQQPGTWDPDQFHERLTIVDMETIDEVEKFYLENMNLLMGHYGVLLLLYSVLATKGIENVVQELNDTSEPLIHGTYGYGSQGLINLMLTGRAVGHVWDNDEDVGGLKLRGINQQSDIGFITTMEQMRYCTVGSFYKNPKNPVWVMASETHLSVLFSTEKRLVSPETPSEIARRVFKSYDPEGNNFIPSVVLQDVLCTLDLVSDKEYVDLMRSKLDPENLGIILLNGFMDEFFPQEKRSMPDTFVLWHYNGIPGSNYGSKVKYSKGVAILLESDLKLMCNISNPMLMCLQTKWPNIEVNWQDRTPSLN encoded by the exons ATGGAAGAACGGTTAGATAGTTTGTCAACGAAGGATCGACAGGAATTGCGCAATATTCGCACACTCCTCTGGGGCTCCAATGATATTGGGATCTTTGAGCGATGGTCACAAG GTTTTGAATTCAGTGATCAGGAACCATCGGCATTGGTACAGTGTCAAGGTGGTCCATGTGCCGTAATAGCTCCCGTACAGGCCTTCCTCCTCAAAATTCTCCTAATGGATACACCTGGCTATAGTTTCTACGACCTCACGGCTGACAAATGCAGAACAGTATTGATTCAGGCCATTTGCAATATCCTCATGAAGTGCAAGGAGACAAAATACCGAATAGTCACACTGAGAACGTCTGAGGAGGTTGCCCCTCAAACACCCCCAAGTGATGTTGTCGATGCGGCACGACTCAATGACGCCGATCCCGTTGCGTCACCCAGTAGTCCACCACCAGTAGTTGTTGgggagcagcagcagcaaacaGAGGAGGGTACGGAGAGTAGTCAACAACCTGGTACATGGGATCCGGATCAATTTCACGAGAGGCTCACAATTGTTGACATGGAAACCATTGATGAGgtggaaaaattctatttggaGAATATGAATCTTCTCATGGGGCACTACGGGGTACTATTGCTCCTCTACTCTGTGCTAGCAACAAAGGGAATTGAGAATGTTGTGCAGGAGCTCAATGACACATCGGAGCCCCTAATTCACGGCACCTACGGCTACGGTTCGCAGGGTCTTATTAATCTCATGTTAACAGGGAGGGCAGTTGGTCATGTCTGGGATAATGATGAAGATGTCGGGGGATTGA AACTTCGTGGAATTAATCAACAATCCGACATTGGATTCATTACGACAATGGAACAGATGCGCTACTGCACCGTGGGGTCCTTCTATAAGAATCCAAAGAACCCAGTTTGGGTGATGGCGAGTGAGACGCATCTTTCGGTGCTCTTTAGCACAGAGAAACGTCTCGTATCGCCGGAAACACCCAGCGAAATTGCCCGGAGGGTTTTCAAGAGCTACGACCCAGAAGGCAATAATTTTATACCGTCTGTGGTGCTTCAAGATGTACTCTGTACATTGGATTTGGTCAGTGATAAGGAATA cGTCGATTTAATGCGTTCAAAGCTCGATCCTGAGAATTTGGGTATCATTCTGTTGAACGGATTTATGGATGAATTCTTTCCCCAGGAGAAGCGTTCGATGCCGGATACATTTGTACTGTGGCACTACAATGGCATTCCCGGATCGAATTATGGGAGTAAAGTGAAGTACAGCAAGGGCGTGGCGATTCTCCTGGAGAGTGACCTTAAGCTCATGTGCAACATCTCGAATCCCATGTTGATGTGTCTACAGACCAAGTGGCCAAACATTGAGGTGAATTGGCAAGATAGGACGCCATCACTCAATTGA
- the LOC129790746 gene encoding 40S ribosomal protein S14a, producing the protein MPPRKNKAQKEEVQVSLGPQVQEGEMVFGVAHIYASFNDTFVHVTDLSGRETIARVTGGMKVKADRDEASPYAAMLAAQDVAEKCKTLGITALHIKLRATGGNKTKTPGPGAQSALRALARSSMKIGRIEDVTPIPSDATRRKGGRRGRRL; encoded by the exons ATGCCGCCAAGGAAGAATAAAGCTCAGAAGGAAGAGGTCCAGGTATCCCTGGGTCCTCAGGTGCAGGAAGGTGAAATGGTATTTGGGGTGGCGCACATCTATGCCAGCTTCAACGACACCTTCGTCCATGTGACGGATCTGTCTGGCCGGGAAACCATCGCTCGTGTCACGGGTGGAATGAAAGTGAAGGCGGATCGTGACGAAGCATCCCCCTATGCTGCTATGTTGGCTGCTCAg GATGTTGCTGAGAAGTGCAAGACATTGGGAATCACGGCACTTCACATCAAATTGCGCGCTACCGGTGGTAATAAGACAAAGACGCCAGGACCAGGAGCTCAATCTGCCCTGAGGGCACTTGCACGTTCATCAATGAAGATTGGACGTATTGAGGATGTGACTCCAATTCCATCTGATGCCACACGCCGAAAGGGCGGTCGTCGTGGTCGCAgattgtaa
- the LOC129790698 gene encoding dynactin subunit 4 has protein sequence MAHFLANTTVQYVCACGIMNPLTKLFFCRHCLALRCDFCLCHEVDSHFCYNCVENIPSTEAKLKKYKCSSCFDCPSCQHTLSARATNVTVPRKGDEEAPKEDAKQPAVITRKMYYLACLACRWTSRDVGIPDQTVATGSWPESEYANATRFALLMEHFQAVVLRDKQERQDYLRRKSPKQHKYPSLTDRTGLTVSMIRRQMGWSDKTPPKAKPIDVNPSVATEEVDQLPDSIFTEPVNLRELTTIKQKLSQPAGQPSCVRDLFPQHKSLSIKRSLRCRQCEHNVIKPEFNPSSIKYRIQLFASHHVPEIRIVALPEKLEGGVGVKIQLKFSNPTIHDMTVALKELPSTDEETAIIEEMKKVAVSSTPSSLNASLSRQVSLTEEPRFVNKGTTAKVELPEMPFVLPHRDDSAEFDEEMQLPREDPKFVVWRRANRACIELSCEPQDNLAPGAEVIIGFTVQYSYVNTVQVPEKKDPQTHNLTARVYINCGKLSGEQ, from the exons ATGGCTCACTTCCTGGCCAATACAACTGTGCAGTATGTGTGTGCTTGTGGGATTATGAATCCACTCACAAAACTCTTCTTCTGCCGTCACTGCTTGGCACTGAGATGCGATTTTTGCCTCTGCCACGAAGTCGATTCCCATTTTTGCTACAACTGTGTCGAGAATATCCCATCCACGGAGGCTAAGCTGAAGAAATACAAGTGCAGCAGTTGCTTTGATTGCCCAAGCTGTCAGCATACCCTCTCAGCAAGGGCTACGAATGTTACAGTGCCTCGGAAAGGTGATGAGGAAGCCCCGAAAGAGGATGCAAAGCAACCAGCTGTAATCACCCGGAAGATGTACTATCTGGCATGCCTGGCATGTCGTTGGACGTCACGGGATGTGGGAATTCCGGATCAAACTGTTGCCACGGGATCGTGGCCTGAGAGTGAGTACGCCAACGCCACGAGATTTGCTCTCCTCATGGAACATTTCCAG GCTGTTGTTCTGAGGGATAAGCAGGAGCGTCAGGATTACCTCCGGAGGAAGTCTCCGAAGCAGCACAAGTATCCCAGTTTGACGGATCGCACGGGGCTCACGGTTTCAATGATTCGTCGTCAAATGGGCTGGTCTGATAAGACACCCCCAAAAGCAAAACCAATTGACGTTAATCCCTCAGTGGCAACGGAAGAAGTGGACCAACTTCCGGATTCCATCTTCACGGAGCCCGTCAATTTGCGGGAACTCACAACGATCAAGCAGAAGCTCTCTCAGCCTGCTGGACAGCCAAGCTGTGTGCGTGATCTCTTCCCACAGCACAAGAGTCTCTCAATTAAGCGTTCCCTGCGCTGCCGGCAGTGCGAACACAATGTCATCAAGCCCGAATTCAATCCATCTTCCATCAAGTATCGCATTCAGCTCTTTGCATCCCATCATGTCCCGGAGATTCGCATTGTGGCACTCCCGGAGAAGCTGGAGGGTGGTGTTGGGGttaaaattcaactaaaattctcaaatcCAACAATTCACGACATGACTGTGGCTCTCAAGGAGCTTCCGTCAACGGATGAGGAGACAGCAATCATTGAGGAGATGAAGAAGGTTGCAGTATCATCGACACCATCGAGTCTCAATGCTTCCCTCTCACGTCAAGTTTCCCTCACGGAGGAGCCTCGATTTGTCAACAAAGGCACCACAGCGAAGGTGGAACTTCCGGAGATGCCTTTTGTGCTGCCCCATCGGGATGATTCGGCGGAATTTGACGAGGAAATGCAACTTCCTCGAGAAGATCCCAA gTTTGTTGTGTGGCGTAGAGCCAACAGGGCATGCATTGAGCTCTCCTGTGAGCCTCAGGATAACTTGGCACCCGGTGCGGAAGTAATCATCGGATTCACCGTTCAGTATTCCTACGTGAATACCGTGCAAGTGCCCGAGAAGAAGGATCCTCAAACGCATAATTTAACAGCTCGTGTCTACATAAATTGCGGAAAGCTTTCCGGAGAACAATAA